One window of Lemur catta isolate mLemCat1 chromosome 3, mLemCat1.pri, whole genome shotgun sequence genomic DNA carries:
- the SFT2D2 gene encoding vesicle transport protein SFT2B, with product MDKLKKVLSGQDTEDRGGLSEVVEASSLSWGTRIKGFIACFAIGILCSLLGTLLLWVPRKGLPLFAVFYTFGNIASIGSTIFLMGPMKQLKRMFEPTRLIATIMVLLCFALTLCSAFWWHNKGLALIFCILQSLALTWYSLSFIPYARDAVKKCFATCLA from the exons ATGGACAAGCTGAAGAAGGTGCTGAGCGGGCAGGACACGGAGGACCGGGGCGGCCTGTCCGAG gTTGTTGAGGCATCTTCATTGAGCTGGGGTACCAGAATAAAGGGCTTCATCGCGTGTTTTGCTATAGGAATTCTCTGCTCACTCCTG GGGACGCTTCTGCTATGGGTGCCCAGAAAGGGACTACCCCTCTTTGCAGTGTTTTACACCTTTGGTAACATCGCATCAATCGGGAG CACCATCTTCCTCATGGGACCCATGAAACAGCTGAAGCGAATGTTTGAGCCTACACGTCTCATTGCAACTATCATGGTGCTG TTGTGTTTTGCACTTACCCTGTGTTCTGCCTTTTGg tgGCATAACAAGGGACTTGCCCTTATCTTCTGCATTTTGCAGTCTTTGGCATTGACGTG GTATAGCCTCTCCTTCATACCGTATGCCAG GGACGCTGTGAAGAAGTGTTTTGCCACGTGTCTTGCATAA